One Candidatus Syntrophosphaera sp. genomic window carries:
- a CDS encoding phosphate acetyltransferase, giving the protein MSQFKTLAQMAEHVRASGTVTRIAVAVAEDSHTLSSLGQAAREGFVQGILIGNLGHINALCEEEQIDPNLFELHDIPDEDQATAEAVRMVRSGEADALMKGLVSTDRFLKAVLHKDRGLLPPKTVMSHVCVMEVPRYHKLLFLSDTAVLPFPDLYQKIAMVKYSVAMARTFGVAKPKVALITATEKVYANIPNTLEYAQICKMAACGQINDCVVDGPLDVFLACDPSAAEVKGVQTPVEGDADILIFPNLESANSFYKGLMLFAECELAGLLQGTTKPVIVMSRSESAASKYYCIALACLMAGEK; this is encoded by the coding sequence ATGAGCCAGTTCAAGACCCTGGCCCAGATGGCGGAGCACGTTCGCGCCAGTGGAACTGTGACCCGCATAGCCGTGGCGGTCGCGGAAGACTCTCACACCCTGTCTTCGCTCGGCCAGGCCGCGCGGGAGGGCTTCGTGCAGGGCATCCTGATCGGCAACCTAGGGCATATCAACGCGTTATGCGAAGAAGAGCAGATCGACCCCAACCTTTTCGAGCTACACGATATCCCGGATGAAGACCAAGCCACTGCGGAAGCGGTCAGGATGGTCAGATCCGGCGAGGCGGACGCTTTGATGAAAGGACTGGTTAGCACAGACAGGTTCCTTAAGGCCGTGCTGCACAAGGATCGCGGATTGCTTCCGCCCAAGACCGTCATGAGCCATGTGTGCGTTATGGAAGTGCCCAGATATCATAAACTGCTCTTTCTGAGCGATACCGCGGTCCTGCCTTTTCCGGACCTGTACCAAAAGATCGCCATGGTCAAATACAGCGTTGCCATGGCTCGGACATTCGGAGTTGCCAAGCCCAAAGTTGCACTGATCACAGCAACCGAAAAGGTCTATGCCAACATACCCAACACTTTGGAGTACGCCCAGATTTGCAAGATGGCGGCCTGCGGTCAGATCAATGACTGCGTCGTGGACGGCCCGCTGGATGTTTTCCTGGCCTGCGACCCCTCCGCCGCTGAGGTCAAAGGCGTGCAAACCCCTGTAGAGGGAGATGCGGACATCCTGATCTTTCCGAATCTTGAATCCGCCAACAGTTTCTACAAAGGCTTGATGCTTTTCGCGGAATGCGAACTTGCCGGCCTGCTCCAGGGAACGACGAAGCCGGTGATCGTCATGAGCAGAAGCGAAAGCGCCGCCTCCAAATACTACTGCATCGCCCTGGCGTGCTTGATGGCAGGAGAAAAATGA
- the rpiB gene encoding ribose 5-phosphate isomerase B — MKIAIAADHAGFELKEAIKAAFPEHEFSDFGTHSVDSMDYPDTGAPAARAVASGQAERGILICGSGIGMSITANKVPGIRAALCTNTDVARLSRMHNDANILCLAGRFTAIPYAREIVNAWLNTEFEGGRHQNRIQKITDIEGEIQ, encoded by the coding sequence ATGAAAATCGCAATTGCAGCGGACCATGCCGGATTTGAGCTCAAGGAAGCGATCAAAGCCGCCTTCCCGGAGCACGAGTTCAGCGATTTTGGCACCCACAGCGTGGATTCCATGGATTATCCGGACACCGGCGCCCCGGCAGCCCGCGCGGTCGCTTCCGGCCAGGCAGAACGGGGCATCCTGATCTGCGGCAGCGGCATCGGGATGAGCATCACGGCCAACAAGGTCCCCGGCATCCGCGCCGCCCTGTGCACAAACACAGATGTGGCCAGGCTTTCACGCATGCATAACGACGCCAACATCCTCTGCCTGGCTGGACGCTTCACCGCCATACCCTACGCCCGCGAGATCGTCAATGCCTGGCTGAACACGGAATTCGAAGGCGGGCGGCACCAAAACAGGATCCAAAAAATAACAGACATAGAAGGAGAAATCCAGTGA
- a CDS encoding serine hydroxymethyltransferase, with amino-acid sequence MKHIQMQDPELYAAMYAELKRQRENLELIASENFTSLAVMEAQGSVLTNKYAEGYPYRWSKKTGQINYNLYGRYYGGCEYIDEVERLAIERAKQIFGSEHANVQPHSGSQANMAAYFTLVKPGDTVLSLELAHGGHLTHGHPLSFSGQFYNIIHYMVNKDTEQFDYDEIERLAKEHKPQMILAGASAYPRKMDFARFREIADMVGAKLMVDMAHIAGLVAAGLHMNPVPYADVVTSTTHKTLRGPRAGIILCKEQYAKEIDGKVFPGIQGGPLMHAIAGKAAAFHEVLQPAFKIYQQQVIDNARALASALIDRGFKLVSGGTDTHLMLVNMGTEEEGGPSGKKMEEALDLAGITANKNTVPFDTRSPFVASGVRLGTPSVTTRGMGTPEMALIADLIKKVRDHHGDEEYLAAMKPEVRTLTDKFPLYPEL; translated from the coding sequence GTGAAACACATCCAGATGCAAGATCCCGAGCTCTACGCGGCCATGTACGCGGAGCTCAAGCGCCAGCGCGAAAACCTGGAACTCATTGCCTCGGAAAACTTTACTTCCCTGGCAGTGATGGAAGCCCAGGGCAGCGTCCTCACCAACAAATACGCCGAGGGCTATCCCTATCGCTGGAGCAAAAAGACCGGCCAGATCAATTACAATCTCTACGGCAGATACTACGGCGGCTGCGAATACATCGACGAAGTGGAGCGCCTGGCCATTGAACGGGCCAAGCAGATCTTTGGCTCCGAACACGCCAACGTCCAGCCCCACAGCGGTTCCCAGGCCAACATGGCAGCCTATTTCACCCTCGTGAAACCTGGCGATACTGTTCTCTCGCTTGAACTTGCGCACGGCGGGCACCTCACCCACGGGCATCCGCTTTCCTTCAGCGGCCAATTCTACAACATCATCCACTACATGGTAAACAAAGACACCGAGCAATTTGACTATGATGAGATCGAACGCCTGGCCAAAGAGCACAAGCCGCAAATGATCCTGGCAGGAGCCTCGGCCTATCCGCGCAAGATGGATTTTGCCCGCTTCCGCGAGATCGCGGACATGGTGGGGGCCAAGCTGATGGTCGATATGGCGCACATCGCCGGACTGGTGGCCGCAGGTTTGCACATGAATCCAGTTCCCTACGCCGATGTGGTCACTTCCACCACCCACAAGACCCTGCGCGGGCCGCGGGCCGGCATCATCCTCTGCAAGGAGCAGTATGCCAAGGAGATCGACGGCAAGGTGTTTCCCGGCATCCAGGGCGGGCCTCTGATGCACGCCATCGCCGGCAAGGCCGCCGCGTTCCATGAGGTGTTGCAGCCGGCGTTCAAGATCTATCAGCAACAGGTGATCGACAACGCCCGGGCCCTGGCCTCAGCCCTCATTGACAGAGGTTTCAAGCTTGTATCCGGCGGCACGGACACCCATCTGATGCTGGTGAACATGGGCACCGAGGAAGAAGGCGGGCCCAGCGGCAAAAAGATGGAGGAAGCCCTTGACCTGGCAGGAATTACGGCCAACAAGAACACGGTGCCATTCGACACCCGCAGTCCCTTCGTGGCCAGCGGAGTGCGGCTGGGAACCCCGTCCGTCACGACCCGCGGCATGGGGACCCCGGAAATGGCGCTGATCGCCGATCTCATCAAGAAGGTGCGCGACCATCACGGGGATGAGGAATACCTTGCCGCCATGAAACCCGAAGTGAGGACCCTCACAGACAAATTCCCGCTCTATCCCGAGCTTTGA
- a CDS encoding mechanosensitive ion channel, with translation MPILLQADSVVANTVAQTEGLVKPDFWAKVIDYIRIYGIKLIIAILIFIIGKWIAKGISNLMSKMMQKRNMDKTLANFLGNVINAILLIIVIIAAMSALGIKTSSLMVIFGAAVLAIGIAMQGQFANFAAGFMLASLKPFKIGDSVIAGGHTGTVHDIGIMTTTILTGDNKKIIVPNGAIAGGAITNLSAMPTRKIELAVVVPGTTDLNKARDILMGIVRSDSRILADPAPSVSIAETNATETKFGLGAHVKNAEMGAVQSELLEKIRKALNENGIWV, from the coding sequence ATGCCAATTCTCTTACAAGCGGATTCCGTGGTAGCCAACACAGTGGCCCAAACGGAAGGACTCGTCAAGCCCGATTTTTGGGCCAAAGTTATTGATTACATTAGAATTTACGGGATCAAGCTGATCATCGCGATCCTGATCTTCATCATCGGTAAATGGATCGCCAAAGGCATCAGCAACCTGATGAGCAAGATGATGCAAAAGCGGAACATGGACAAGACCCTGGCCAATTTCCTGGGCAACGTCATCAACGCCATCCTGCTGATCATCGTGATCATCGCCGCTATGAGCGCTCTGGGGATCAAAACCTCATCCCTGATGGTGATCTTTGGCGCCGCCGTACTGGCCATCGGCATAGCCATGCAGGGCCAGTTCGCCAATTTCGCCGCCGGATTCATGCTCGCCTCGCTCAAGCCCTTCAAGATCGGTGACTCAGTCATCGCCGGCGGACACACCGGAACTGTCCATGACATCGGTATCATGACCACCACCATTCTCACCGGAGACAACAAAAAGATCATAGTTCCCAACGGCGCCATTGCTGGTGGAGCGATCACCAATCTTTCCGCCATGCCCACCCGCAAGATCGAACTTGCCGTGGTTGTGCCCGGAACAACCGACCTGAACAAAGCCCGCGATATCCTTATGGGGATAGTCAGGTCCGACAGCCGCATCCTGGCTGATCCCGCGCCCTCGGTTTCCATCGCGGAAACCAATGCCACCGAGACTAAATTCGGCCTCGGAGCCCACGTCAAAAACGCTGAAATGGGTGCCGTGCAATCCGAACTTCTGGAGAAGATCAGAAAAGCCCTGAACGAAAATGGTATCTGGGTCTAA
- a CDS encoding DUF3078 domain-containing protein, with product MKHIKILILTLTLIGISLLAAEPWKLDSDVMFNFTQTAFSDNWAGSELSNITWAAASNTTAQKQMKDWLLNKTSLKLAFGQSHLQKEKVDPVTLQTEKYWEAPLKSTDKIDLESLMQFTLSSFVDPYVAVRMESQFLDEDGDETLLVNPMLFTESAGIMKTLINAEKTKLDVRVGGAVREFVDRRDDDVPIDGGLEAIADFKHVFTALNASYNSRLSAYQAFFNSKSDELNEDWKALDYKWENMLSFKLWKMLSLNLTADLIYDKEVVDELRWKEMLGIGFSYVLF from the coding sequence ATGAAGCACATAAAGATACTGATCCTGACCCTCACCCTCATCGGAATTTCCCTGCTGGCCGCCGAGCCCTGGAAACTCGATTCGGACGTCATGTTCAACTTCACCCAGACCGCCTTTAGTGACAACTGGGCCGGATCCGAACTCAGCAACATCACCTGGGCTGCCGCCTCCAACACCACCGCCCAGAAACAGATGAAAGACTGGCTGCTCAACAAAACCTCGCTCAAGCTCGCGTTTGGCCAGTCCCACTTGCAAAAGGAAAAAGTAGATCCCGTCACTCTCCAAACCGAGAAATACTGGGAAGCCCCGCTCAAATCCACAGACAAGATCGATCTCGAATCCCTGATGCAGTTCACCCTCAGCTCATTCGTCGATCCCTATGTCGCCGTGCGCATGGAATCCCAGTTCCTGGACGAGGACGGGGATGAGACCCTGCTGGTCAATCCCATGCTGTTCACGGAAAGCGCCGGTATCATGAAAACCCTCATCAATGCCGAGAAAACCAAGCTGGATGTGCGCGTCGGCGGCGCGGTTCGCGAATTTGTCGATCGCCGGGATGACGATGTGCCCATCGATGGCGGCTTGGAAGCGATCGCCGATTTCAAGCACGTCTTCACGGCCCTCAACGCCAGCTACAATTCCCGGCTTTCGGCCTATCAGGCCTTCTTCAATTCCAAATCCGACGAACTGAACGAGGATTGGAAAGCCCTGGACTACAAATGGGAAAACATGCTCAGCTTCAAGCTCTGGAAAATGCTCAGCCTCAACCTCACCGCCGACCTCATCTACGACAAGGAAGTGGTGGATGAACTTCGCTGGAAGGAGATGCTGGGCATCGGGTTCAGCTACGTGCTGTTCTAA